In a genomic window of Nocardiopsis mwathae:
- the rpmG gene encoding 50S ribosomal protein L33 — protein sequence MARSELRPVVKLRSTAGTGYTYVTRKNRRNTPDRMVLRKYDPIVRRHVDFREER from the coding sequence ATGGCACGCAGCGAACTGCGGCCCGTCGTCAAGCTGCGCTCCACCGCAGGCACCGGCTACACGTACGTGACCAGGAAGAACCGCCGCAACACCCCCGACCGGATGGTGCTGCGCAAGTACGACCCCATCGTCCGGCGCCACGTCGACTTCCGCGAGGAGCGCTGA
- a CDS encoding TrmH family RNA methyltransferase, whose product MSTQLRPTDVKRLNRHWRRRTEGRIALIVESVTQPFNLGSILRTSATFGVETLWLTGNTIDPAHPQVGKTALGTDQKLRLQRVRTTADAIKAAHDDGYRVVAVELATDAAPLHDAPLEGDICLAVGAEDHGCSPALLNGADALAYIPQVGRVGSLNVAVATAVAIAETRGREWRRAPAGDTPDLG is encoded by the coding sequence GTGAGCACGCAGCTGCGCCCGACCGACGTCAAACGGCTCAACCGCCACTGGCGCAGGCGCACCGAGGGCCGCATCGCCCTCATCGTCGAATCCGTCACCCAGCCGTTCAACCTGGGATCCATCCTGCGCACCAGCGCCACCTTCGGTGTCGAGACCCTCTGGCTCACCGGCAACACCATCGACCCCGCCCACCCCCAGGTCGGCAAGACCGCGCTGGGCACCGACCAGAAACTGCGGCTGCAGCGCGTCCGCACCACCGCCGACGCCATCAAGGCCGCCCATGACGACGGCTACCGCGTGGTGGCCGTCGAACTGGCCACCGACGCCGCCCCCCTCCACGACGCCCCCCTGGAGGGCGACATCTGCCTGGCCGTCGGCGCCGAGGACCACGGTTGCTCCCCCGCCCTGCTCAACGGCGCCGACGCGCTGGCCTACATCCCGCAGGTCGGCCGTGTCGGCTCGCTCAACGTGGCCGTGGCCACCGCGGTGGCCATCGCCGAGACCCGCGGCCGCGAATGGCGCCGGGCCCCGGCCGGCGACACGCCCGACCTCGGCTGA
- a CDS encoding MOSC domain-containing protein, with product MEGDLSELSESKEWSPMGGTVAAVCRGAEHTFGQSAREVIRLLAGLGVEGDAHAGERVRHRSRVRRDPARPDLRQVHLIHEELHAELRGRGFDVGPGEPGENITTRGGYLPGPSAGAVLRIGPEAVVEGTGLRNPCLPDRRLPEGGAGRGSGPGRRGAVVREAGVDGGRALRRRGAARRRDLGRAPSGPHRPLEVV from the coding sequence GTGGAAGGCGATCTGAGCGAGCTGAGCGAGTCGAAGGAGTGGTCGCCGATGGGCGGGACCGTGGCGGCGGTGTGCCGCGGAGCGGAGCACACGTTCGGCCAGTCGGCGCGCGAGGTGATCCGGCTGCTGGCCGGGCTGGGAGTGGAGGGCGACGCGCACGCGGGGGAGCGGGTCCGGCACCGCTCCCGAGTGCGCCGGGACCCGGCCCGGCCCGACCTGCGCCAGGTCCACCTGATCCATGAGGAGCTCCACGCCGAGCTGCGCGGGCGCGGGTTCGACGTCGGGCCGGGCGAGCCGGGGGAGAACATCACGACGCGCGGTGGGTACCTGCCGGGGCCGTCGGCGGGGGCAGTGCTGCGGATCGGGCCGGAGGCGGTGGTCGAGGGGACGGGCCTGCGCAACCCCTGCCTACCGGATCGACGACTTCCAGAAGGGGGTGCCGGCCGCGGTTCTGGCCCGGGACGCCGAGGGGCGGTGGTCCGCGAAGCGGGGGTGGATGGGGGCCGTGCGCTCCGGAGGAGAGGTGCGGCCCGGCGACGGGATCTCGGTCGAGCCCCGAGCGGACCGCACCGCCCCCTGGAGGTGGTCTGA
- a CDS encoding hemolysin family protein encodes MSDMNPLLALVISAGIVALSAFFVAVEFALVAARRYRLEEAAETSVSARAALRSARDLSMLLAGAQLGITLCTLALGAITKPAVHHLLDPLFRGWLPDAVSTAVAFTLSLVVVTFLHLVVGEMAPKSWAISHPERSAILLAIPMRIFMRLTRPVLVLLNGMANWCLRRIGVSAVDEVAAGRNPDDLRELVDHSAKAGALDAERRDQLATALEVNSRPLREIITPREELAGVAPGASLEEVKRVSRESGHLRLVVLEGGRPQGVLHVRDALTSPPSTTAADLMRPVPTLAASTPIYAALSLMRESRSHLTLVEDEGLLLGLVTLQDIVDELLLLEPAA; translated from the coding sequence ATGAGCGACATGAACCCGTTGCTCGCCCTGGTCATCTCCGCGGGCATCGTGGCGCTGAGCGCGTTCTTCGTCGCCGTCGAGTTCGCGCTGGTGGCCGCGCGCCGGTATCGGCTGGAGGAGGCGGCCGAGACCAGCGTGTCGGCCCGTGCGGCGCTGCGCAGCGCCCGCGACCTGTCGATGCTGCTGGCCGGTGCGCAGCTGGGCATCACGCTGTGCACGCTGGCGCTGGGCGCCATCACCAAACCGGCCGTACACCACCTGCTGGACCCGCTGTTCCGCGGCTGGCTGCCCGACGCCGTCTCCACGGCGGTGGCGTTCACCCTGTCGCTGGTCGTGGTGACGTTCCTGCACCTGGTCGTGGGCGAGATGGCGCCGAAGTCCTGGGCCATCTCGCACCCCGAGCGGTCGGCGATCCTGCTGGCGATCCCCATGCGGATCTTCATGCGCCTCACCCGGCCGGTCCTGGTCCTGCTCAACGGCATGGCCAACTGGTGCCTGCGCCGGATCGGGGTGAGCGCCGTGGACGAGGTCGCCGCCGGGCGCAACCCCGACGACCTTCGGGAGCTGGTGGACCACTCGGCCAAGGCCGGTGCGCTGGACGCCGAGCGCCGCGACCAGCTCGCCACCGCGCTGGAGGTCAACTCCCGTCCGCTGCGGGAGATCATCACCCCCCGTGAGGAGCTGGCGGGGGTCGCCCCGGGCGCGTCCCTGGAGGAGGTCAAGCGCGTTTCCCGGGAGTCCGGCCACCTGCGGCTGGTCGTCCTGGAGGGCGGGCGGCCCCAGGGGGTGCTGCACGTACGCGACGCTCTGACCAGCCCGCCGAGCACCACGGCCGCCGACCTGATGCGGCCGGTGCCCACACTGGCGGCGTCCACCCCCATCTACGCGGCGCTGAGCCTGATGCGGGAGAGCCGCAGCCACCTGACCCTGGTGGAGGACGAGGGCCTGCTGCTGGGCCTGGTCACCCTGCAGGACATCGTGGACGAACTGCTGCTCCTGGAGCCGGCGGCCTGA
- a CDS encoding hemolysin family protein, with amino-acid sequence MSVVLGILLGALVILVITAATGYFVAQEFGFMAVDRSRLKARAAQGDTGAQRALAITNRTSFMLSGAQLGITVTGLLVGYVAEPLIGSGIGRLLGGVGVPPGIGIAVGVLLALLFSTLVQMVFGELFPKNLAIARPEAVARRLALSTGIYLRLFGWIIRLFDQAAILLLRAARIDPVEDVQHAATPRDLERIVKESRVSGDLPAELSTLLDRTLDFHDRTAGHAMIPRPQVTTVEAGEPVSRVVELMALGHSRFPVLGEGVDDVIGVICLRDVLALGDRDLEGVRVATVSRPAVLVPASLPLPGALDRLREAGDEFACVVDEYGGLAGVLTTEDIAEELVGEIADEHDPEEAGEARAGEDGSWVLPGAVHVDEVERLLGHDLPHGDYETIGGLIISELRRLPEPGDSMEVALPRHPGAQDGEPARSMRLTVRAVDRHVPATVRLELREEPALPDGERDRTGIREVSA; translated from the coding sequence ATGAGCGTCGTCCTCGGCATTCTTCTCGGAGCACTGGTGATCCTCGTGATCACCGCGGCGACGGGCTACTTCGTCGCCCAGGAATTCGGCTTCATGGCGGTGGACCGCTCTCGGCTGAAAGCGCGGGCCGCCCAGGGTGACACCGGCGCCCAGCGCGCGCTGGCGATCACCAACCGCACCTCCTTCATGCTCTCCGGGGCCCAGCTCGGCATCACCGTCACCGGGCTGCTCGTCGGCTATGTCGCCGAACCCCTCATCGGTAGCGGCATCGGCCGGCTGCTCGGTGGGGTGGGCGTTCCCCCCGGTATCGGCATCGCCGTCGGCGTCCTGCTGGCTCTGCTGTTCTCCACCCTGGTGCAGATGGTGTTCGGCGAGCTGTTCCCCAAGAACCTCGCCATCGCCCGGCCCGAAGCCGTCGCCCGCCGGCTCGCCCTGTCGACCGGCATCTACCTGCGGCTGTTCGGGTGGATCATCCGGCTGTTCGACCAGGCCGCGATCCTGCTGCTGCGGGCGGCGCGCATCGATCCCGTCGAGGACGTCCAGCACGCGGCCACCCCCCGCGACCTGGAGCGCATCGTCAAGGAGTCCCGGGTCAGCGGGGATCTGCCCGCCGAGCTGTCCACCCTGCTGGACCGCACCCTGGACTTCCACGACCGCACCGCGGGCCACGCCATGATCCCCCGCCCGCAGGTCACCACCGTCGAGGCGGGCGAACCGGTCAGCCGGGTCGTGGAGCTCATGGCGCTGGGCCACTCCCGCTTCCCCGTCCTGGGCGAGGGTGTCGACGACGTGATCGGCGTGATCTGCCTGCGCGACGTCCTGGCCCTGGGCGACCGCGACCTGGAGGGGGTGCGCGTCGCCACGGTGTCGCGGCCGGCCGTCCTGGTCCCCGCGTCCCTGCCGCTGCCCGGCGCACTGGACCGGCTGCGCGAGGCCGGTGACGAGTTCGCCTGCGTCGTCGACGAGTACGGGGGGCTGGCCGGGGTGCTGACCACCGAGGACATCGCCGAGGAGCTCGTCGGCGAGATCGCCGACGAGCACGACCCCGAGGAGGCCGGAGAGGCCCGGGCCGGCGAGGACGGCAGCTGGGTGCTGCCCGGCGCGGTCCACGTCGACGAGGTCGAACGGCTGCTCGGCCACGACCTGCCGCACGGCGACTACGAGACCATCGGCGGGCTCATCATCAGCGAGCTGCGCCGTCTGCCCGAACCCGGGGACAGCATGGAGGTGGCTCTCCCCCGCCACCCCGGCGCCCAGGACGGCGAGCCGGCGCGCTCCATGCGGTTGACCGTGCGCGCCGTCGATCGGCACGTTCCGGCGACGGTCCGCCTCGAACTGCGTGAGGAGCCGGCGCTGCCCGACGGGGAGCGCGACCGGACCGGCATCCGGGAGGTGTCCGCATGA
- a CDS encoding MarR family winged helix-turn-helix transcriptional regulator: MDRGEGRIGRDRLAEEAWEELARAHVALMRRFQEDFRGAEVSMREYDVLFTLSRCASGGTRLRDLGEHVLLTQPSISRLVERMEGGGLVERAADPADRRGTVVRLTGRGREVLRRVGREHAAAIARYVGGALTADELRALKGLSGKLRAAQAEPDA, translated from the coding sequence ATGGACCGTGGGGAAGGGCGCATCGGGCGCGACCGGCTCGCAGAGGAGGCGTGGGAGGAACTGGCGCGTGCCCACGTGGCGCTCATGCGGCGCTTCCAGGAGGACTTCCGTGGCGCGGAGGTCTCCATGCGCGAGTACGACGTGCTCTTCACGCTGTCCCGCTGCGCGTCGGGCGGCACGCGGTTGCGCGACCTCGGCGAACACGTGCTGCTGACCCAGCCCAGCATCAGCCGCCTGGTGGAGCGCATGGAGGGTGGCGGGCTCGTCGAGCGCGCAGCCGACCCCGCGGACCGGCGCGGCACCGTGGTGCGCCTGACCGGCCGCGGGCGGGAGGTGCTGCGGCGCGTGGGCCGGGAGCACGCCGCCGCCATCGCGCGCTATGTCGGCGGCGCGCTCACCGCCGACGAGCTGCGTGCCCTGAAGGGCCTGTCCGGCAAGCTGCGCGCCGCGCAGGCGGAGCCGGACGCCTGA
- a CDS encoding type B 50S ribosomal protein L31, whose protein sequence is MKPGIHPDYHPVVFRDRTADFAILTRSTATSGKTIEWEDGNTYPLIDVEISSASHPFYTGRSHVVDTAGRVERFQRRYGTPPK, encoded by the coding sequence ATGAAGCCCGGTATCCACCCCGACTACCACCCGGTCGTCTTCCGCGACCGCACGGCCGACTTCGCCATCCTCACGCGCTCGACGGCCACCAGCGGCAAGACCATCGAGTGGGAGGACGGCAATACCTATCCGCTCATCGACGTCGAGATCTCCAGCGCCAGCCACCCCTTCTACACCGGCAGAAGCCACGTCGTGGACACGGCCGGCCGCGTCGAGCGCTTCCAGCGCCGCTACGGCACCCCGCCGAAGTAG
- the rpmF gene encoding 50S ribosomal protein L32 has protein sequence MAVPKRKMSRSNTRKRRSTWKATTPDLVPITVNGRTALVPHRLVPAYRRGLLRLED, from the coding sequence ATGGCCGTCCCCAAGCGCAAGATGTCGCGATCCAACACCCGGAAGCGCCGGTCGACCTGGAAGGCGACCACACCCGACCTGGTCCCCATCACCGTCAACGGGCGCACCGCACTGGTCCCCCACCGCCTGGTCCCCGCCTACCGCCGGGGCCTGCTGCGCCTGGAGGACTGA
- a CDS encoding methyltransferase gives MAQHYFDPDPGAAHRPATVDLVLADLHLRLDTDRGMFSPDRVDLGTRVLLESVPAPPPEGRLLDVGCGYGPIALAMAARAPGARVVGVDVNRRAVDLARHNARRNHLANVEFHLVDAEGTPAGGDAGTAGTPAERALAGPFDAIWSNPPIRIGKPALHALLRTWLGRLAPGGTAHLVVQKNLGADSLQRWLQEEGHPAERAASRAGFRILRVRRP, from the coding sequence GTGGCGCAGCACTACTTCGACCCCGACCCCGGAGCGGCCCACCGGCCCGCGACCGTCGACCTCGTCCTGGCCGACCTCCACCTGCGGCTCGACACCGACCGCGGGATGTTCTCCCCCGACAGGGTCGACCTGGGGACCCGCGTCCTGCTGGAGAGTGTGCCGGCCCCGCCCCCCGAGGGCCGCCTGCTGGACGTGGGCTGCGGGTACGGGCCGATCGCACTCGCGATGGCGGCCCGCGCCCCCGGGGCCCGGGTGGTCGGCGTGGACGTCAACCGCCGCGCCGTGGACCTGGCCCGCCACAACGCCCGCAGGAACCACCTGGCCAACGTCGAGTTCCACCTCGTCGATGCAGAGGGCACCCCCGCCGGCGGCGACGCCGGCACAGCCGGCACCCCGGCCGAGCGCGCCCTGGCCGGACCGTTCGACGCCATCTGGTCCAACCCCCCCATCCGCATCGGCAAGCCCGCCCTGCACGCGCTGCTGCGCACCTGGCTGGGCCGCCTGGCCCCCGGCGGCACCGCCCACCTCGTGGTGCAGAAGAACCTCGGCGCCGACTCCCTGCAGCGGTGGCTGCAGGAGGAGGGCCACCCCGCCGAGCGCGCCGCCTCCCGCGCCGGGTTCCGCATCCTGCGCGTCCGGCGCCCCTGA
- a CDS encoding organic hydroperoxide resistance protein: MNVLYTAEATVEGEGRKGKGYTDDARLSVELSVPKGLGGDDGPGTNPEQLFAVGYAACFHGALKKVAREAGTSVDGSTITSAVSLGSGDDGFGLAVALTVTIPGLAQAEVQKLVDAAHQVCPYSKATRGNVEVTLTAETA, translated from the coding sequence ATGAACGTGCTCTACACCGCCGAGGCCACCGTCGAGGGCGAGGGCCGCAAGGGCAAGGGCTACACCGACGACGCCCGGCTCAGCGTCGAGCTGTCCGTGCCCAAGGGCCTGGGCGGCGACGACGGCCCGGGCACCAACCCCGAGCAGCTCTTCGCCGTCGGCTACGCCGCCTGCTTCCACGGCGCGCTGAAGAAGGTCGCCCGCGAGGCCGGAACCTCCGTCGACGGCTCCACCATCACCTCCGCCGTGTCCCTCGGCAGCGGCGACGACGGCTTCGGGCTGGCCGTGGCCCTCACCGTCACGATCCCGGGCCTGGCCCAGGCCGAGGTCCAGAAGCTGGTCGACGCCGCCCACCAGGTCTGCCCGTACTCCAAGGCGACCCGCGGCAACGTCGAGGTCACCCTCACCGCCGAGACCGCCTGA
- a CDS encoding class I SAM-dependent methyltransferase has protein sequence MTGTDVGALFDAGAREFDAWSDRLWDRMGALTVEAADPRPGERVLDACCGAGASALPAARAVAPAGAVDAVDLSQALLDQGRRRAAAHGVDNLTFTAADVCAWPRPATYDLVQVVHGVAFFPDMDAGTSHLVRALRPGGRMVVTVWAEGALASLMTLLRQAVSDVTGRTVAPPGFQQARERIADADRTAAWLHRLGLRGVRTRRHDRHLPLDPATAWEFVLGNAARSMLDGLPGPARDRVRARLADLMERDALTRLDVSILIAVGHRPASGH, from the coding sequence ATGACCGGAACCGACGTAGGGGCGCTGTTCGACGCCGGCGCCCGTGAATTCGACGCCTGGTCGGACCGGTTGTGGGACCGCATGGGAGCCCTCACCGTCGAGGCCGCCGACCCCCGCCCGGGCGAGCGTGTCCTCGACGCCTGCTGCGGCGCGGGCGCCTCGGCGTTGCCCGCCGCCCGCGCCGTGGCCCCCGCAGGCGCCGTCGACGCGGTCGACCTCTCCCAGGCCCTGCTCGACCAGGGGCGCCGCCGCGCCGCCGCCCACGGCGTCGACAACCTCACGTTCACCGCGGCCGACGTGTGCGCCTGGCCCCGTCCCGCCACCTACGACCTCGTCCAGGTCGTGCACGGGGTGGCGTTCTTCCCCGACATGGACGCCGGCACCTCGCACCTGGTCCGCGCGCTGCGCCCCGGCGGGCGCATGGTCGTGACCGTCTGGGCCGAGGGCGCCCTCGCCTCGCTGATGACCCTGCTGCGCCAGGCCGTGTCCGACGTGACCGGACGTACCGTCGCCCCGCCCGGGTTCCAGCAGGCCCGGGAACGTATCGCCGACGCCGACCGCACCGCGGCCTGGCTGCACCGGCTGGGCCTGCGCGGCGTCCGCACCCGCCGCCACGACCGGCACCTGCCCCTCGACCCCGCCACCGCCTGGGAGTTCGTCCTGGGCAACGCCGCGCGCAGCATGCTCGACGGCCTGCCCGGCCCCGCCCGCGACCGCGTCCGGGCGCGCCTGGCCGACCTGATGGAACGCGATGCCCTCACCCGGTTGGACGTGTCGATCCTCATCGCGGTCGGCCACCGACCCGCCTCCGGTCACTGA
- a CDS encoding MarR family winged helix-turn-helix transcriptional regulator, with protein sequence MTHDGPHSDPLALDNQLCFAVYAASRALTGLYRELLADMDLTYPQYLVMLVLWERDTVRVKDLGAALRLDSGTLSPLLRRLQARGLVRRVRGAEDERLVHVSLTDEGARLRERARDVPERVLCSTDIPQETAAELRTRLDQITRSVGAAADALRAAR encoded by the coding sequence ATGACCCACGACGGCCCGCACAGCGACCCCTTGGCCCTGGACAACCAGCTCTGCTTCGCCGTCTACGCCGCCTCGCGCGCGCTGACCGGGCTCTACCGTGAACTCCTCGCGGACATGGACCTGACCTACCCGCAGTACCTGGTCATGCTGGTGCTGTGGGAGCGCGACACCGTCAGGGTGAAGGACCTGGGTGCGGCCCTGCGGCTGGACTCGGGCACCCTCTCGCCGCTGCTGCGCCGACTCCAGGCCCGCGGCCTGGTCCGGCGCGTCCGGGGTGCCGAGGACGAGCGCCTCGTCCACGTCAGCCTCACCGACGAGGGCGCTCGGCTGCGCGAGCGGGCCCGCGACGTCCCCGAGCGCGTCCTGTGCTCCACGGACATCCCTCAGGAGACCGCCGCGGAGCTGCGCACCCGGCTCGATCAGATCACCCGGTCGGTCGGCGCTGCCGCCGACGCGCTGCGCGCCGCCCGATGA